The stretch of DNA ATAATGAGGGGCGTTTTTATATGACCACCACCAACGCCAGCGCGCAGCAAAATTTTTATGTCTGGACGGACGATATTTATTCGGAATGGTCCGAGCCCATTTTTGTCGATCAAGGCGGGATTGACCCGTCGCTTATGTTTGACGACGGCAAGGTTTATTTTTTGAGCACGGGGCAAGACGACGAGGGCAAAAGCGGGATAATCCAATGCCAAATTGATATCAAAACCGGCCAAAAACTTACCCCGAGCAAATGTATTTGGCAGGGCACAGGCGGCAGGTATCTGGAAGCGCCGCACATGTATAAAATCAACGACTGGTATTATCTGGTGGCGGCCGAAGGCGGCACGGAATACGGCCATATGGTCACCTACGCGCGCGCCCGCTCGCCCGAAGGTAAATTTGAAAATTACGCCCATAATCCCGTTCTTACCAACCGCAATTTAGGCGCTTTTGAACTGCAGGGGATGGGTCA from Clostridiales bacterium encodes:
- a CDS encoding glycoside hydrolase family 43 protein translates to MRYHNPVIKGFYPDPSVCRAGDKYYLVCSSFQYFPAVPLFESGDLVNWKQIGHCLTRKSQIMLNKIDSSGGVFAPTIRYNEGRFYMTTTNASAQQNFYVWTDDIYSEWSEPIFVDQGGIDPSLMFDDGKVYFLSTGQDDEGKSGIIQCQIDIKTGQKLTPSKCIWQGTGGRYLEAPHMYKINDWYYLVAAEGGTEYGHMVTYARARSPEGKFENYAHNPVLTNRNLGAFELQGMG